TATGGCGAAAGCCAATGACGACTGAGCCAATCGATCTCGGCATCAAGTGCCAATGATCGAATCGGGAACGGTCCGAGAACCGGACCATCGACGGGCGACAGATCGGCCGTCCAGCTGCCCTCCACCGTCGGTTCCACATGGGAACCGCGGCGAATGGTGGGTTGGCCTAGCGAATGCGGATCAATCTCTTCCTGGTAGATCATCCGTACGTCGCCGCTTGCATTGATGACAACGTCCAACGCCATCACCGTGAGCGACGCAGGATGCTGCGACGCGGGCGATCCGTCATCCAACCATCCAGCGATGCTTCGACCCGTGTCAGTTCGCCGGCGATGTGCTGGCGGATGCTTGGTCGCTCTCGCAGTTCCTGTGGCATCGTCCCTGCCACGACGGCACGGGCATCCGCCACCAAGCGATCGAGTCCCGCATCACTGCGGATGTTCAGCCGCTGGAACCGTTCAAAGAACTCAAGCAAGTTCGTCACCGCCGAATCCCGGAACACCTTGGGTGAGCCGTCACTCTCGCCGTTCAACCGTTCGGCCAAATGGCTGACCAATTGTCCAAGCTCGTCGGCGAACGCTTGCTCGGCCAACTGAACCGCTTCGTCGAACCGAGTCTGTACCCGGGCACACTCGCTGTAATACAACTGCGGACTGACCCGCAGCAAGTACTCCGGTGGATCGCAACTGGGATAGTCCCACTCGATGCCGAACTGCTCGCGAAGGTTGCCCGCGTAGTCGCCCGGATCGAACAGATCGCCCAGCCGCTGGCGTGCTTGGTCAATCATCTCGTCGTAGTGGCGTTCCAATTGCTCGACCGCTTCGGCCAACTCGGCACGCACCGTCGTCATGTGGACATCGAAGGCAGCCACGTCGCGACGCCGAATCAGCCTCATGCCGGGTTCGACGTAGGGCAGCGTGTGGTTCTTCCAGTAGTCGGCCGCCTGTTTGCGAACCGTGGACGCGGCCCGAAAAGCGGGATGTCCCGTGTCGAGTAACTTCTTCGACGCCGACACCGATTTGATGTCGGCATCGAACGTGCCGGCCGCTTGCCGGGTTTGGTCCTGGCTAAGCGTCTTGCGGACACCAGGCCAATGGATCTTCAGTCGTACGGCCGTGGTTTCGTCCTGCAGTCGCTGGCCTACCGAAACGCTGGCCGATGGAGTGGTGGTTTCAGCGGCCTGAATCGGCATGGTCAAAGTATCGAGGGTCATGGTTCTGTTTTCCTGTGAGTGAAGTAAACGAAAAACGCCCCGCTGGCGAACTGCCGGCGGGGCGTTGTGGTTGTCAAAACGTCTGGCAAAGAAAACTCGCGGTTGCCCGGAGTCGCTATTGGGCTGGCGACCTAGTCGCTAGTCGCGTGAACCGAGCTTGGGTGTTACACCGGTGCTCTCGATCCGCCGTCCATCGGCTGTTGCGGCTTGTTGCACAACTTCATCGAGCAACACGTCGCAGACGGCTTCGCTGCTCGACGGTGACGGTCTGGGCCAAAGCAGAATCGCGACCACCAGCAGTGGCAGTCCGCACGCCAGCAACAGGCCGCCTGATGCGATCACGGCCGCCAAGATGGCATCGCTCCGTTCACGCTGGTCCCACTCGCGGCGATCCGTTTCGAGTTGGTCCCGCTGTTGACCAACCTCGGCTCTTTCTTGCTGCATGTCATTCTGCATTTCGAGCCACTGTTGGTCGCTCAGGTCTCGGCCGCTGGGGCCACAACCGATCACGATCAGGCTACCGATCGCGATCAATATCCCACCGTTGATCGGTCTCGCAGTCGTGGGCGTCCTCGTCGTCACGGTGGAACTCCTTCCGTATGAGTTTCTGGATGAGCGTTTGCAAACCACGTCGCTGTCGCCGCAGCTGCCACACCATCAGTGCGGCAGCCGTAAGCGAAAACGAAAGCGTCATGCAAACAAAAAGTAGGGGTGTCAAAGTAGGTGTCTCCATTCACAAAGTGAGCCCGGCAGCTGTGAAAGCGACCGGGCTGAGGGGATGGGATCAATGAAGCAATTGCGTACGCCGCAGAAGCTCAGGCACAGACCTAGGATGTTGGCGTCAACAACGATCGACTAAGTCGTCAGTTGATCGATGGTTTCGCCGAAACGCTGCGGCGGCGAGTCACTTTTGCCACCGATCGGTACACGCCTGGCTGCTCGGCCGATAAGCACCGGCCGTCCGCCCACTGTCGCAGGCGTTCGACCGACTCGGATGAAGTCACGGCAACCGGCACGACGTTCTCGGCAGCCTGAACCAACGAGACATCCAGCAGTGACGCCAATCGGCAACACGACTTGATCTCGGCACCGGTCCACTGGTCGTCACTCGGCTTGGGATCACTTGCATCCAAACCGAAGCGTTCGACATACAGACGCCAGATCTCATCCTTCTGCGTCCGGCCCGGTAAGTCGACAAAGAACACACCGTCGAACCGTTCGGCCCGGCTGAACTCAGGCGGTAACTTCGCCACGTCATTGGCCGTGCAGACCACGAACACGTCCGAGTCGTGATCGTTGAGCCACGACAGGAACGTGCCGAACATCCGTGATGACACGCCGCTGTCGTTGCCGCCGCCGCTGGCACCCGCAAACGCCTTCTCGACTTCATCGATCATCAGCACACAGGGTGCCATGGCATCGACGATGGCGAGTGCTTGACGAGTCCGCTCTTCGGATTGACCAACGAGCGAACCCATCAAGCTGCCGACGTCCAGAATCAATACTGGACGGCCGACTTCAACGCCCACGCATTTGCAGAACTCGCTCTTGCCGCAACCGGGCGGTGACAGCAACATCACTCCGCGGGGGCGAGGCTGAGTGCCGGATCGGCCGCGGTGGACGAGTGCTCGCCGCGTGAACGCTTTGAGTGTATCAAGGCCACCGATGGCACCGAAGTTTTGACCACCACGGTGCAGGCTCAGCAGTCCCGACTTCTTCACCGCTTGGGTCTTCAGCTCCCAGATCGAATCAGGGGTCAGACGACCGTCACGAACCAGTGACAAACTAAACGCACCTTCGGCTTCATAGCGGGACAGTCCCGCTGCTGCGTCCAGGACGTCGTCTAGTTCGCGGCCCTCCGGCATCTCATTCGCTTCCGTTGCGATCCCCGCAGCGATTTGGGATAGCTGTTCTCGGTCGGGCATTGGGTGCTCGATCACGATGAACAGCTTTTCAAGTTCCACCGGTACCTGAATCACCGGACTCAGGATCACGACAAACGTGCGATGCTGTTTGCCCTCATTCACTGCTCGACTGATCGCTTGCACGATCTCGGCCGAACCGATGAAGCGGTGGAAGTTGGGCAGCACTAGCAACGACGGTGTATCGTCCGATGCCATCGACGACACCGCACGGACCGCCGCCAACGGATCGGCGACCTCGACATCGATGGCCGATCCGTTGGGATGCCGCAAACCCTGGTCGATGTCCCAAACCGCCAACCGCCAGTCTTCGTCACGGCACATTGATGACAGTTCGGCGATGGCATCGAGATGTTCGTGCGACTCGATCCAGATGCCGGCGAAGCAGGCTCGGATCAATTCATTCATTCGTTGTGTTAGTTTCATTGTGTGTGTCCTCCTCGGACAAAGTGTGCTGAACCCAAAAGAAAAGCCCGGTCAGCGTGCTAAGACGACTGCTGGGCTTGTTGTTGATCGCGGACTTCGGTTTTGTAGAAGTCCGCCTTAAGTCGTTCGTTCTGGGACAGCCCGAGGGCCTGCTCCAGGAACGCACTCGCTTGCCGGCATTGATCGCCGGTGAATCCATTCGTCTCAACGCGGGTAGCACCAACGGGCGAGACGACCACGTCGATGGTCTTCAAGACGCACCTCCGACGGTCAACGATACTTTGATGGAGCCATCGGCAAGGCGATGTTCGGCGACCGAATAGCCTTTGCGACGAGCTTCGATCTTGGTCTTTTCGACCGCGTAGGCCTGTAGGAACTCGTCCAATCGACCCTGTCGGCCCCATCGGCCCTGGTAGTTGTCGTACTTGGACTCACCCGTCGTGAGGTCAAACACAACCGGATACCGCCAATCACGCAGCTGAACGCCAAGCCCGCGGACGGTCTCGCTAAACAGCTTCAATTCGCCCTCGACCGGCTCATCAAGCCCCAGGCGAAAGCACCCGGCCCGAACCGCCGCAGCGTCGCGAACCTGAGTCTTAATCTGCACCACGTGCGACATAAACATCTCCAAAGAGTTGGAAGAAAGGTAACGTCGGTGGCTACAGTGCCACCGTCACCTACATGTAGCGCGAGATGGTGCGAAATTTAGGCCGTCCAGCGACGCCGTCTGAAGCATCAGGGTGTTCTTGAGCAAGCGACACAATTGGAAACAGCCGTGGCTCCTGAGCTACGTGTTTGGACGCAAAAAATGCGAATGGAAGCCGCTGCGAAGAAGCGGTCAGCTTGCGACGCACCAATGAATTACACCCGAATAGCAGTAGAGAGGTCTCGACCGACTGAGAGTCAAGCTAGGTCGCCATTAGAAACGGTCAGCCCGCCATCACCCCACGGCGTTCACCCGGGTGGAGGCGATTGACGTGACTTCAAGAACGCGTGACCACCGCCCCAACAACGCCAAAGCCAA
The sequence above is a segment of the Rubripirellula tenax genome. Coding sequences within it:
- a CDS encoding AAA family ATPase; its protein translation is MKLTQRMNELIRACFAGIWIESHEHLDAIAELSSMCRDEDWRLAVWDIDQGLRHPNGSAIDVEVADPLAAVRAVSSMASDDTPSLLVLPNFHRFIGSAEIVQAISRAVNEGKQHRTFVVILSPVIQVPVELEKLFIVIEHPMPDREQLSQIAAGIATEANEMPEGRELDDVLDAAAGLSRYEAEGAFSLSLVRDGRLTPDSIWELKTQAVKKSGLLSLHRGGQNFGAIGGLDTLKAFTRRALVHRGRSGTQPRPRGVMLLSPPGCGKSEFCKCVGVEVGRPVLILDVGSLMGSLVGQSEERTRQALAIVDAMAPCVLMIDEVEKAFAGASGGGNDSGVSSRMFGTFLSWLNDHDSDVFVVCTANDVAKLPPEFSRAERFDGVFFVDLPGRTQKDEIWRLYVERFGLDASDPKPSDDQWTGAEIKSCCRLASLLDVSLVQAAENVVPVAVTSSESVERLRQWADGRCLSAEQPGVYRSVAKVTRRRSVSAKPSIN
- a CDS encoding DUF2997 domain-containing protein, whose translation is MKTIDVVVSPVGATRVETNGFTGDQCRQASAFLEQALGLSQNERLKADFYKTEVRDQQQAQQSS
- a CDS encoding membrane or secreted protein, which encodes MTTRTPTTARPINGGILIAIGSLIVIGCGPSGRDLSDQQWLEMQNDMQQERAEVGQQRDQLETDRREWDQRERSDAILAAVIASGGLLLACGLPLLVVAILLWPRPSPSSSEAVCDVLLDEVVQQAATADGRRIESTGVTPKLGSRD